In one Agathobacter rectalis ATCC 33656 genomic region, the following are encoded:
- a CDS encoding 2-hydroxyacyl-CoA dehydratase — protein MENNSLHKLGIDIGSTTVKIALLDADDNILFSDYERHFANIQETLESLIRKAYDKTGDLSVCPMITGSGGLTLAKHLEVPFVQEVIAVSTALTHYAPQTDVAIELGGEDAKIIYFEGGNVEQRMNGICAGGTGSFIDQMASLIQTDATGLNEYAKSYKAIYPIAARCGVFAKTDIQPLINEGATREDLSASIFQAVVNQTISGLACGKPIKGHVAFLGGPLHFLSELKSAFIRTLNLDDEHTIVPENSHLFAAIGSALNYKDNSVTTLSSLIDRLSNGIKMEFEVARMEPLFKDQADYDEFTTRHGNNHVKTGDLSTYKGNCYLGIDAGSTTTKIALVSEDGDLLYSFYSNNNGSPLATAIRSIQEIYAKLPEDAHIVHSCSTGYGEALLKAALKLDDGEVETVAHYYAAAFFDPKVDCILDIGGQDMKCIKIKNQTVDSVQLNEACSSGCGSFIETFAKSLNYSVQDFAKEALFAKNPIDLGTRCTVFMNSKVKQAQKEGASVADISAGLAYSVIKNALFKVIKLSDASDLGENIVVQGGTFYNDAVLRSFEKIAGVHATRPDIAGIMGAFGAALIARERHEADYKTTMLTIDQINELTYTTKLARCQGCTNHCLLTINKFSDNRQYITGNRCEKGLGKEKNKDNIPNLFEYKNKRIFDYEPLDPKDAPHGTVGIPRALNMYENYPFWATFFKRLGFSVVLSPQSTRKIYEMGIDSIPSESECYPAKLTHGHISWLIKQNVDFIFYPAVPYERKEFPDANNHYNCPIVTSYSENIKNNVDEITSGEVKFINPFMSFESEETISQQLVATFSKGDFNLPESQIRDAVAAGWKELAMTRLEIQRKGEEVLDYMEDTGRRGIVLAGRPYHVDPEINHGIPELITSYGICVLTEDSVSHLGELERPLIVMDQWMYHTRLYSAANFVKTRDDLDLIQLNSFGCGLDAVTTDCVNDILTGSGKIYTCLKIDEVNNLGAARIRIRSLLAAIRVKETKHEKRDLKPSNYERIVFTEQMKKDNYTIICPQMSPIHFDLLVPAFKAAGYNMVIPDIPARECVDVGLKFVNNDACYPSLIVVGQIMAAVKSGNYDMTHTAILISQTGGGCRATNYIGFIRRALEKAGYPDVPVISINMVGLEKNPGFKFTPSLIQHGLYALEFGDIFMRCLYRVRPYEKEPGSANALHEKWKKRVIDFVGNTKMLSHKKYKKMCREIIRDFDNLPMTDEIKPRVGVVGEILVKFLPAANNYVVDLLEAEGAEAVVPDLTDFLLYCCYNTNFKADYLGASKKAKFMNNRLIAFFEWLRKDARDELAKSKHFEPTAHVQDLAEYASPIVSCGNQTGEGWFLTGEMLELINEGVTNIICAQPFACLPNHIVGKGVIKRIRHDHPDANIVAIDYDPGASEVNQLNRIKLMLSTAQKKLKK, from the coding sequence GGCGGACTCACTCTTGCAAAGCACCTTGAGGTGCCATTCGTACAGGAGGTTATAGCTGTATCTACCGCACTCACACACTATGCTCCACAGACCGATGTGGCAATAGAGCTAGGTGGCGAGGATGCCAAAATCATATACTTCGAGGGTGGTAACGTGGAGCAGCGTATGAACGGCATATGTGCCGGCGGTACAGGCTCATTTATCGACCAGATGGCTTCTCTCATCCAGACAGACGCTACAGGACTAAATGAATACGCAAAAAGCTACAAGGCCATCTACCCTATCGCAGCCCGCTGTGGAGTATTTGCCAAAACAGATATCCAGCCTCTCATCAATGAGGGAGCCACACGCGAGGATTTATCCGCTTCAATCTTTCAGGCCGTGGTAAACCAGACCATCAGCGGTCTCGCCTGCGGTAAGCCAATCAAGGGACATGTTGCTTTTCTTGGCGGTCCTCTGCACTTTTTGTCAGAACTTAAATCAGCATTTATCAGAACCTTAAATCTCGATGACGAGCACACTATCGTTCCTGAGAACTCTCATCTGTTTGCAGCAATAGGCTCTGCATTAAACTATAAAGACAACTCTGTCACCACACTCTCATCCTTAATCGACCGCCTCTCAAACGGCATTAAGATGGAATTTGAGGTGGCACGTATGGAGCCTCTTTTTAAGGATCAGGCTGATTACGATGAATTTACAACGCGTCACGGCAACAATCACGTAAAGACCGGTGACCTTTCTACATACAAGGGCAACTGCTATCTCGGAATAGATGCAGGCTCAACCACCACTAAAATCGCTCTCGTAAGCGAGGACGGAGACCTTTTATACTCATTCTACAGCAACAACAACGGAAGCCCTCTCGCGACAGCCATCCGTTCTATCCAGGAGATTTACGCAAAGCTTCCTGAGGATGCACACATCGTACACTCCTGCTCTACAGGCTACGGAGAAGCTTTATTAAAGGCTGCTTTAAAATTGGACGACGGCGAAGTTGAGACTGTAGCCCACTACTACGCAGCAGCATTCTTCGACCCAAAGGTAGACTGTATCCTCGATATCGGTGGACAGGACATGAAGTGCATCAAGATAAAGAACCAGACTGTCGACTCAGTACAGCTCAACGAGGCCTGCTCTTCAGGCTGCGGCTCATTTATTGAGACCTTCGCAAAGTCCTTAAACTACTCAGTACAGGATTTTGCAAAGGAAGCCCTTTTTGCAAAGAACCCTATCGACCTCGGAACCAGATGTACGGTTTTCATGAACTCAAAGGTAAAGCAGGCCCAGAAGGAGGGCGCATCTGTCGCAGATATATCAGCAGGACTTGCCTACTCAGTAATAAAGAATGCACTTTTCAAGGTTATCAAGCTGTCTGATGCAAGCGACCTCGGTGAAAATATCGTAGTCCAGGGCGGTACATTCTACAATGATGCCGTTCTTAGAAGCTTTGAAAAAATAGCAGGTGTACATGCCACAAGGCCTGATATCGCAGGTATCATGGGTGCCTTTGGTGCCGCACTCATCGCACGTGAGCGCCATGAGGCTGATTACAAGACAACAATGCTCACAATCGACCAGATAAACGAGCTCACCTACACCACAAAGCTCGCACGCTGTCAGGGCTGTACAAACCACTGTCTTTTAACTATAAACAAATTCTCCGACAACAGACAGTACATCACCGGAAACCGATGTGAAAAGGGTCTGGGCAAGGAGAAGAACAAGGATAACATCCCAAATCTTTTTGAATACAAGAACAAGCGTATATTTGACTATGAGCCACTTGACCCAAAGGATGCTCCACACGGTACAGTCGGCATCCCAAGAGCCTTGAATATGTACGAAAACTATCCGTTCTGGGCTACATTTTTCAAACGTCTCGGCTTTTCTGTAGTGCTGTCACCACAATCTACCAGAAAGATTTATGAGATGGGTATCGACTCCATCCCAAGTGAGTCAGAGTGCTACCCTGCAAAGCTCACACATGGTCATATAAGCTGGCTCATAAAACAAAATGTAGATTTTATTTTCTACCCGGCAGTGCCATATGAGCGCAAGGAGTTTCCTGATGCAAACAATCACTACAACTGCCCTATTGTCACATCATACTCTGAGAATATCAAAAACAACGTGGACGAGATTACCTCAGGCGAGGTTAAATTCATAAATCCGTTTATGTCATTTGAGAGTGAGGAAACTATCTCACAGCAGCTCGTAGCCACCTTCTCAAAGGGTGATTTCAACCTGCCTGAGTCACAGATTCGTGATGCGGTAGCCGCAGGCTGGAAGGAGCTTGCCATGACAAGGCTTGAGATACAGCGAAAGGGCGAGGAAGTGCTCGACTACATGGAGGACACCGGACGTCGCGGAATCGTGCTCGCAGGCCGCCCGTACCATGTGGACCCGGAAATCAACCACGGTATCCCTGAGCTCATCACAAGCTATGGCATCTGTGTGCTGACAGAGGACTCCGTATCCCATCTGGGCGAGCTTGAGAGACCTCTCATCGTCATGGATCAGTGGATGTACCACACCAGACTGTACTCAGCAGCCAACTTTGTAAAGACCCGTGATGACCTTGACTTAATCCAGCTCAACTCGTTTGGCTGCGGTCTCGATGCTGTCACAACCGACTGCGTAAACGATATACTGACAGGCTCCGGCAAGATATACACCTGCCTGAAGATTGACGAGGTAAACAACCTGGGCGCAGCAAGAATCCGTATCCGCTCGCTCCTTGCCGCCATAAGAGTCAAGGAAACCAAGCATGAAAAGCGTGACTTAAAACCGTCTAACTACGAGCGTATTGTATTCACCGAGCAGATGAAAAAGGACAACTACACCATCATCTGCCCTCAGATGTCACCTATACACTTTGACCTTCTCGTGCCAGCCTTTAAGGCAGCCGGCTACAATATGGTCATACCGGATATCCCTGCAAGGGAATGTGTGGACGTGGGACTTAAGTTCGTAAACAACGATGCCTGCTACCCTTCACTCATTGTCGTAGGACAGATTATGGCAGCCGTCAAATCAGGCAACTATGATATGACACACACAGCCATCCTCATCTCACAGACAGGTGGCGGATGCCGTGCGACAAACTACATCGGATTTATCCGAAGAGCCCTCGAAAAGGCCGGATATCCTGATGTGCCTGTTATCTCAATCAACATGGTTGGTCTCGAGAAAAACCCGGGCTTTAAGTTTACTCCAAGCCTTATCCAGCACGGACTGTATGCACTTGAGTTTGGTGATATCTTTATGCGCTGTCTCTACAGGGTACGTCCTTATGAGAAAGAGCCAGGAAGTGCCAATGCACTTCATGAGAAGTGGAAAAAGAGAGTCATCGATTTTGTCGGCAACACAAAGATGCTCTCTCACAAGAAATACAAGAAGATGTGCCGCGAAATCATAAGGGATTTCGACAATCTGCCTATGACAGATGAGATTAAGCCGCGTGTCGGCGTGGTCGGTGAGATTCTCGTCAAATTCCTGCCTGCAGCAAACAACTATGTGGTTGACCTGCTCGAAGCTGAAGGAGCCGAGGCTGTAGTGCCTGATCTGACTGATTTCTTACTCTACTGCTGCTACAACACGAATTTCAAGGCTGACTATCTCGGTGCTTCCAAGAAAGCTAAGTTTATGAACAACCGACTTATTGCCTTCTTCGAGTGGCTCAGAAAGGATGCAAGGGATGAGCTGGCTAAGAGTAAACACTTTGAGCCAACCGCTCACGTGCAGGATCTCGCAGAGTATGCTTCTCCTATCGTTTCTTGCGGTAATCAGACCGGTGAGGGTTGGTTCTTGACAGGTGAGATGCTTGAGCTCATCAATGAGGGCGTCACAAACATCATCTGTGCACAGCCATTTGCATGCTTACCGAACCATATTGTGGGTAAGGGAGTTATAAAGAGAATCAGACATGATCATCCGGATGCCAATATCGTGGCTATCGATTATGATCCGGGTGCTTCTGAAGTAAACCAGCTGAACCGTATTAAGCTGATGCTTTCTACAGCACAGAAGAAGCTTAAGAAGTAA
- a CDS encoding DUF4190 domain-containing protein — translation MSDNFNMYDQANQQGNPNIPPMPPMEEKKGMSIASMVLGIIGLVFWCIPILGGPIGIVGLILGIVGRKKGGRGMATAGIVMSIITIVLAVINAIAGVYLQTSNVLNQL, via the coding sequence ATGAGCGACAACTTCAATATGTATGATCAGGCGAATCAGCAGGGCAATCCAAATATACCGCCTATGCCGCCGATGGAGGAAAAGAAGGGAATGTCAATTGCATCTATGGTGCTTGGTATTATCGGTCTGGTATTCTGGTGTATTCCAATCCTTGGCGGACCTATTGGTATTGTAGGACTTATCCTCGGTATCGTAGGCAGGAAAAAGGGTGGAAGGGGCATGGCAACCGCTGGTATTGTTATGTCAATTATTACCATCGTACTTGCAGTTATCAATGCTATTGCTGGTGTTTATCTGCAAACATCAAATGTCTTGAACCAGTTATAA